The Eurosta solidaginis isolate ZX-2024a chromosome 4, ASM4086904v1, whole genome shotgun sequence genome includes a window with the following:
- the LOC137249155 gene encoding uncharacterized protein, translated as MCDKAKRSRASGEQLSAMLDFFISTPNLASGKFQKLHGKLENKKKWTEMAAKLNAIGGAVKTVEQWQNVWRDLKSRTSTHVRDLKKEQNMTGNRPLQQTALTNLEKKVIDLVGITYMEGESDVNENIPMQEDLQLFMEHDEDFQLVVDDDETPELPSLNLPEDESE; from the exons ATGTGTGATAAAGCAAAAAGGAGTCGTGCTTCGGGTGAGCAGTTGAGTGCAATGCTCGATTTTTTTATTTCCACCCCGAATCTTGCCAGCGGAAAGTTCCAAAAATTGCATGGAAAGTTGGAGAACAAAAAAAAGTGGACCGAAATGGCGGCGAAGCTGAATGCCATTGGAGGGGCGGTAAAGACGGTTGAGCAGTGGCAAAAT GTCTGGCGAGATTTAAAAAGTCGCACATCTACTCATGTGCGTGATCTGAAGAAGGAACAGAATATGACTGGAAACAGACCCCTTCAACAAACTGCTCTTACCAACTTGGAGAAAAAAGTCATAGATTTAGTAGGGATCACCTACATGGAAGGAGAGTCAGATGTTAACGAGAATATTCCCATGCAAGAA GATCTGCAATTGTTCATGGAACACGATGAAGATTTTCAACTGGTCGTAGATGACGATGAGACCCCTGAATTACCGTCATTAAATCTGCCCGAAGACGAATCGGAATGA